From the Thermodesulfobacteriota bacterium genome, the window CGATGAAACCGTCCAAAGATACGAGATTAGAGACGACGACCTTTCTCATCGGCGCTGCTCCTAAACCGTGGGGCTGTACTCGGCGCCGGCCCGCGCGGCCCTTCCGAAAAGAAGGCGTCAACGCTTATAGACCTCGGCCCCGATAGAAGAATTGCAAGCGAAACCATGAACAGGCTGAACGGGTAAGACGCCCCTATCATGAAGCCCTGCGGCAGCGATACCACCGTGGCCACGAGCATATTTATCGCGATCGCCAGCGCCGCGGGGCGCGTGAGAAGCCCGATCGCGATAAGCAGGCCCCCGATCAGCTCCGTATAATTGCTCAGGTGAGCGAGCGGGGCCGAAAAGCCCATCTGCGTAAATGCCTCGAGCGTCGCTTCGAGCCCCATTCCGCCGAACCATCCGAATACCTTCCCCGCCCCGGCGACGAAAAGAATCCCGCCGAGCACGAGGCGGAGAAGCAGAATCGAAATGCTCAACATCGTTTTATTGGTTCCGGTCAGTAAACCCATATATCCTCCGTCCCGGGTGTTAT encodes:
- a CDS encoding DoxX family protein, encoding MGLLTGTNKTMLSISILLLRLVLGGILFVAGAGKVFGWFGGMGLEATLEAFTQMGFSAPLAHLSNYTELIGGLLIAIGLLTRPAALAIAINMLVATVVSLPQGFMIGASYPFSLFMVSLAILLSGPRSISVDAFFSEGPRGPAPSTAPRFRSSADEKGRRL